Proteins from a single region of Bacteroidota bacterium:
- a CDS encoding T9SS type A sorting domain-containing protein, with translation MRFLFLLFLPLLFITPIQAQNGWMQVYSKPGLTLKKAFFINQSTGWICGDSGRIVKTTNGGFTWSLYESGSSHAFNDIFFIDENKGWAVGGTKNSSGFSYTVVAFTNDGGNFWNVSTGMNYNNANKFVYFSNALNGFILAGGSSGGSLTGAVTKTTNAGVSWNTSETITSYNLLKKGNSETIWLGYQKWADAGYSNGDSVFIQTSTNEGNTWQTKSKFNGYQIFEVSMQNENSIDFIVRPYVSGGNKLLLRSTNGGVNWFADSLNFGFTVSGVSFINNNTGWISANGNLYKTTNNGVNWINQLSGFTGTVFMKDSVNGICYGSNGKIFITGTGGVTNIISGNGMPNAFSLSQNYPNPFNPSTIISYQLAINSFVQFKIYNALGNEVQTLVNKKQNAGSYSVDFNATSLPSGIYFYKLVTEKFSETKKMILIK, from the coding sequence ATGAGATTTCTTTTCCTACTTTTCTTACCACTACTATTTATTACTCCTATTCAGGCACAAAACGGATGGATGCAGGTTTACAGCAAACCAGGACTTACTTTAAAAAAAGCATTCTTCATAAATCAAAGTACAGGCTGGATTTGCGGAGATTCTGGTAGAATTGTAAAAACAACTAACGGCGGATTTACATGGAGTCTGTACGAATCCGGCTCATCGCATGCTTTCAACGATATTTTCTTCATAGATGAAAATAAAGGCTGGGCAGTTGGGGGGACAAAGAACAGTAGCGGTTTTAGTTATACTGTTGTGGCTTTTACAAATGATGGAGGTAATTTCTGGAACGTAAGTACCGGAATGAATTATAATAACGCAAATAAATTTGTGTATTTTTCAAACGCTTTGAACGGCTTTATACTTGCAGGAGGAAGCTCAGGAGGAAGCTTAACAGGCGCAGTTACAAAGACAACAAATGCAGGGGTAAGTTGGAACACCTCAGAGACAATAACCTCTTATAATCTTCTTAAAAAAGGAAACAGTGAAACAATATGGCTAGGTTATCAGAAATGGGCTGATGCAGGCTATTCCAACGGAGACTCTGTTTTTATTCAGACATCTACTAACGAAGGAAATACCTGGCAGACAAAATCAAAGTTTAACGGTTATCAGATTTTTGAAGTAAGTATGCAAAATGAAAACAGTATTGATTTTATTGTACGACCTTATGTTTCAGGAGGAAATAAATTATTGCTACGCTCTACTAACGGTGGAGTGAACTGGTTTGCCGATTCGCTGAATTTCGGTTTTACTGTAAGCGGAGTATCATTCATAAATAATAATACCGGATGGATTTCTGCAAACGGAAATTTATATAAAACTACAAATAACGGAGTTAACTGGATTAACCAGTTATCAGGATTTACAGGTACAGTTTTTATGAAAGACTCGGTAAATGGAATTTGCTATGGAAGTAACGGAAAAATTTTCATAACAGGGACAGGTGGTGTAACAAATATTATTTCCGGCAATGGGATGCCAAATGCTTTTTCCCTTTCACAAAATTATCCGAACCCGTTTAATCCATCTACAATTATCAGTTATCAATTAGCAATTAACAGCTTTGTACAATTTAAAATATATAATGCGCTTGGTAACGAAGTGCAGACTTTGGTAAACAAAAAACAAAATGCGGGAAGTTACTCTGTTGATTTCAACGCTACGTCGCTGCCGAGCGGAATTTATTTTTATAAACTTGTCACTGAAAAATTTTCAGAGACAAAGAAAATGATTTTAATAAAATAA
- a CDS encoding T9SS type A sorting domain-containing protein, translated as MRKLSFIFLTIFIFVSAESYSQSSDSPILTKVVQVSYDRNYYDLQSNGSPQLIWQDPAHPSTLYTVYTTSSQLTGWNDRSVKYFYTTDGGDNWSIAESVTSGEVSDYPAITGLSSGAIIIALNKYTNGIAQTQIYQELFPQIGIFSNANPGGANNKYLWPRIAPTVNGNPNQYVFLASSSFEDSSFYNIKLTNSFKGYKQLNAKAGESYAIGTSTSGLIGIAYVAGGNNSANYGDVFFMESSDNGNTFSVPLKIFDANFSGDSLGGFKGISITYQGTLPQVVFETVKQKTNGEYFPESPSKIRYWSTNLQGADPNRSIVIADTSKVTFAPAKGTLDFEAPLCRPSIGVSGKYIFCAFIAQSTTLGGSNNTSYNDIYLTYSTNNGVNWTNPSKIAGGGTVPYRYDFTAPSIVPNNYVSGAEPGGVTYYLNMTFQRDSIPGSNVNTNDAATNAKLFYYQRMFMYAAAPVLAAPPNNSTNNSVTPVFSWSGVGEYYVLQVSLQPDFSSILHVHYGDFNDGNTYQMPPGILQNETTYYWRVMSYSQGIEGQWSTIFNFRTGVSGINNITSEIPKEYKLYNNYPNPFNPTTKIKWDLPFSGFVKLKIYNAVGIEVESIVNEKQNAGSYAVDFNAASLPSGIYFYKLVTEKFSETKKMILIK; from the coding sequence ATGAGAAAATTATCTTTTATTTTTTTAACAATTTTTATTTTTGTAAGTGCTGAATCATACAGTCAATCTTCCGATTCCCCTATTCTTACAAAAGTAGTTCAGGTTTCTTATGATAGGAACTATTACGACTTACAGTCTAACGGCAGCCCTCAGCTTATCTGGCAGGATCCTGCTCATCCTTCAACGCTTTATACCGTTTATACAACTTCATCGCAGCTAACAGGATGGAATGACAGGTCCGTTAAATATTTTTATACTACCGATGGCGGTGATAACTGGTCAATAGCAGAAAGTGTTACATCAGGCGAAGTCAGCGATTACCCTGCAATCACCGGACTTAGCTCAGGTGCAATTATTATCGCATTAAATAAATACACTAATGGCATTGCGCAGACACAGATTTACCAGGAGCTTTTCCCTCAGATAGGAATTTTCTCAAACGCAAACCCCGGCGGCGCAAACAATAAGTACTTATGGCCGCGGATTGCCCCCACGGTAAACGGCAATCCTAATCAATATGTTTTTCTTGCTTCATCATCTTTTGAAGACTCCAGTTTCTACAATATAAAACTGACAAACTCATTTAAAGGATATAAGCAGTTAAACGCAAAAGCCGGTGAGAGTTATGCAATAGGAACAAGTACAAGCGGTCTTATTGGTATTGCCTATGTAGCAGGTGGAAACAATTCTGCTAACTATGGAGATGTTTTTTTTATGGAATCAAGCGATAACGGAAATACATTTTCAGTCCCGTTAAAAATCTTTGATGCAAATTTTTCAGGTGATTCGTTGGGAGGCTTCAAAGGAATTTCTATTACATACCAGGGTACTTTACCGCAGGTTGTATTTGAAACTGTAAAACAAAAAACAAACGGAGAGTATTTTCCGGAATCTCCGAGCAAAATAAGATACTGGTCAACAAATTTGCAGGGTGCAGACCCTAACCGTTCTATCGTCATCGCTGATACTTCAAAAGTAACTTTTGCCCCTGCTAAAGGAACGCTGGACTTTGAAGCTCCGCTTTGCAGACCTAGCATCGGCGTATCAGGCAAATATATTTTCTGCGCTTTCATTGCGCAAAGCACTACACTTGGCGGAAGCAATAACACAAGCTATAACGATATCTATCTTACATACTCTACAAACAATGGAGTTAACTGGACAAATCCCTCTAAAATTGCCGGAGGAGGGACAGTCCCCTACAGATATGACTTCACCGCTCCCAGTATTGTGCCCAATAATTATGTATCAGGCGCAGAGCCCGGAGGAGTTACATATTATCTGAACATGACTTTCCAGCGGGACAGCATTCCGGGAAGCAATGTGAATACAAATGATGCAGCAACCAATGCAAAACTATTTTATTATCAGAGGATGTTTATGTACGCGGCAGCTCCGGTGCTGGCTGCTCCGCCTAATAATAGTACAAATAATTCAGTCACTCCTGTTTTCAGCTGGAGCGGTGTTGGAGAGTACTATGTCCTGCAAGTTTCTCTTCAACCTGATTTTTCTTCAATCCTTCATGTACACTATGGGGATTTTAATGACGGAAATACATATCAAATGCCTCCCGGTATATTACAAAATGAAACAACTTATTACTGGAGAGTTATGTCATATTCTCAGGGAATTGAAGGACAATGGTCAACTATATTTAATTTCAGAACAGGAGTATCAGGGATAAATAATATTACATCCGAAATTCCAAAAGAGTATAAGCTTTATAATAATTATCCTAATCCTTTCAACCCAACAACAAAAATAAAATGGGATTTACCATTTTCAGGATTTGTAAAATTAAAGATATATAATGCAGTAGGTATTGAAGTTGAATCAATAGTGAACGAGAAACAAAATGCGGGAAGCTACGCGGTAGATTTCAATGCTGCTTCCCTGCCAAGCGGAATTTATTTTTATAAGCTTGTTACTGAA